A window of the Zeugodacus cucurbitae isolate PBARC_wt_2022May chromosome 4, idZeuCucr1.2, whole genome shotgun sequence genome harbors these coding sequences:
- the LOC114805321 gene encoding uncharacterized protein LOC114805321 — MQYFWGFTLITLFSINSWTGENVGVASTFLRFEEFYSQSFVPNALHISYRIEDEIGIYYNITALQSFPGKILFNTFIRKVGTNLGEKSVNIFKHKNLDFCKIIEMMHNFTKEEYKNETLLQSTFINSCPFTRGFYYVENGTVRMEAIPLYFNRGIYWAQVELVQVFGEVTKLMNVKAKCRYEPEATSTDLNIFSTFTNAHSDNLQSLRNVKSNDLAKFYAYLIKRIDNIKVF, encoded by the exons atgcaatatttttgggGATTTACATTGATTACACTTTTCTCAATAAACTCATGGACTGGAGAAAATGTAGGTGTCGCTTCT ACGTTTCTACGCTTTGAAGAGTTCTATTCGCAATCGTTTGTGCCGAACGCTTTgcacatttcatatcgtatcgAAGACGAAATTGGCATCTATTATAACATCACAGCGCTGCAGTCATTTCCGGGGAAAATACTCTTCAACACATTCATACGCAAAGTTGGCACAAATTTGGGTGAGAAATCGGTGAATATATTTAAGCataaaaatttggatttttgcAAAATCATCGAAATGATGCATAACTTCACCAAGGAGGAGTATAAAAACGAGACGCTGCTGCAAAGCACCTTCATCAATTCGTGCCCGTTTACACGTGGCTTTTACTACGTGGAAAATGGTACAGTGCGTATGGAGGCGATACCGCTATATTTCAATCGTGGCATCTATTGGGCACAAGTCGAATTGGTACAGGTTTTTGGCGAGGTGACCAAATTAATGAATGTAAAAGCGAAGTGTCGCTATGAACCCGAAGCGACTAGCACCGATTTGAACATATTCTCGACATTTACAAACGCTCATAGCGACAATCTACAGTCGCTGCGAAATGTAAAGTCAAATGATTTGGCAAAATTTTATGCATATCTTATAAAAAGAATAGATAATATAAAAgtgttttag
- the LOC105220882 gene encoding uncharacterized protein LOC105220882, producing MKFLALTLLVCLLMVALVAAVPAEESLPGDIYNQDEQGRQNFFKLKKIKKLLLG from the exons atgaaattcttaGCTTTG ACATTGTTGGTGTGTTTGCTGATGGTTGCGCTGGTAGCAGCCGTGCCCGCTGAAGAATCACTGCCAGGCGATATTTACAATCAAGATGAACAAGGGCGACAAAACTTCTTCAAATTGAAGAAGATCAAGAAGCTGCTTTTGGGCTAG
- the LOC105220883 gene encoding uncharacterized protein LOC105220883 has translation MKFLLLAIFVCFALFMAVNAVPVEEAIPEGIEGAHDTIEATDDKSVLLKIKLLKKLLFLG, from the exons atGAAATTCTTGCTTTTG GCTATCTTTGTTTGCTTTGCGCTCTTCATGGCTGTCAACGCCGTTCCCGTTGAGGAGGCAATCCCAGAAGGTATTGAGGGTGCTCACGACACAATCGAAGCCACCGATGATAAGAGCGTGCTATTGAAGATTAAGTTGCTCAAGAAATTGTTGTTCTTGGGTTAA
- the LOC105220884 gene encoding ubiquitin thioesterase OTU1 has protein sequence MTGSFSVKIKSKKGQFIVKDLTAKTTIGELKAKVSQLTEVKEPQLHILAGFPPRPLDLSQNAHSISTVGVSSGETLIIEEKPANTADYCLEDDEALARRLQAEEEEEQLRQVVAEATRTEGANGPQAPVELPSGSSGNFDGILLKKVVPADNSCLFTSIRFVLNGKIDNEGSEMMRHIIAQVVSADPQEFNDAVLGKSNAEYCTWIQKPDSWGGAIEVSILSNYYGIEIDVVDIQNAIINRFGEDKNYGLRVFLLFDGIHYDPLYMETVGGGAPATIFPIEELGVYQQAEQLANEAKSSRQFTNVDKFSLRCLQCDVMLVGQVQAQQHAKSTGHTNFGEI, from the exons ATGACTGGCTCGTTTagtgttaaaataaaatcaaagaagGGCCAATTCATTGTGAAGGACTTGACGGCTAAAACAACAATTGGAGAATTGAAAGCAAAAGTTTCACAATTAACTGAAGTCAAGGAACCACAGTTGCACATACTCGCTGGTTTTCCACCACGTCCATTGGACCTTTCGCAAAATGCACATTCTATATCTACGGTaggcgttagcagtggagaaaCATTAATTATCGAAGAGAAACCAGCAAACACAGCCGATTATTGTTTAGAAGATGACGAAGCCCTTGCCCGTCGATTGCAAGCTGAAGAAGAGGAAGAGCAACTGCGACAAGTAGTTGCAGAAGCTACTAGGACAGAAGGTGCCAATGGCCCTCAAGCACCGGTTGAATTACCTAGCGGTTCCAGTGGTAATTTTGATGGAATTTTACTCAAAAAGGTTGTACCAGCAGATAATTCATGCCTTTTTACGAGCATACGTTTCGTATTAAATGGCAAAATCGACAACGAAGGCAGTGAAATGATGCGACATATTATTGCTCAAGTTGTATCCGCCGACCCTCAAGAATTTAACGACGCTGTTTTGGGGAAATCAAACGCTGAATATTGCACTTGGATACAAAAACCCGATTCGTGGGGAGGTGCAATTGAAGTTTCTATACTGTCCAACTACTATGGCATAGAGATCGATGTTGTAgatatacaaaatgcaattaTCAACCGTTTCGGTGAGGATAAAAATTACGGATTACGGGTCTTCCTACTTTTCGACGGTATACACTATGATCCATTATATATGGAAACAGTTGGT ggTGGTGCTCCAGCTACTATATTTCCAATCGAGGAATTGGGCGTGTACCAGCAAGCGGAGCAGTTAGCTAACGAAGCTAAATCATCAAGACAATTCACCAATGTTGATAAATTCTCATTGCGTTGCTTGCAGTGCGACGTTATGCTGGTTGGTCAGGTGCAGGCACAGCAACATGCAAAGTCGACCGGTCATACTAATTTTGGTGAAATTTAA
- the LOC105220885 gene encoding protein Asterix: MSMQVDPRRKEKVNRYKAPQNQGQAGSSSEDLMPDYMNILGMIFSMCGLMMKLKWCAWFALYCSCISFASSRVSDDAKQVLSSFMLSVSAVVMSYLQNPAPMTPPWAPAP, translated from the exons atgagcATGCAAGTGGATCCACGTCGTAAAGAAAAGGTCAACCGCTATAAGGCCCCACAAAACCAGGGTCAAGCGGGAAGTTCCAGCGAAGATCTTATGCCtgattatatgaatattttgg gCATGATATTCTCAATGTGTGGATTAATGATGAAGCTAAAATGGTGTGCCTGGTTCGCTTTGTATTGTTCTTGTATTAGCTTCGCTAGTTCAAGGGTCAGTGATGATGCAAAACAG GTGCTCTCGTCGTTTATGTTATCAGTTAGCGCAGTAGTAATGTCATATTTACAAAATCCTGCCCCCATGACGCCACCATGGGCACCAGCGCCATAG
- the LOC105220886 gene encoding EKC/KEOPS complex subunit TP53RK, whose amino-acid sequence MQFYNGKKINTIIFLIMLELVALLTDWLTADFLILEDFWSSSHTLFKSIFISIKLYIKLEMEVLKQGAEGRLYLGEFKGEKCLVKERFIKHYRHPELDTQITRQRMKAETKAATRCQNAGILAPRILHTDLNERKIYMEYFGEAIMVKEFIQRTVADHAIDIAEVLLKNLCTQIGTIIGKLHANNIIHGDLTTSNILINPKSESKDFKDYDIVFIDFGLSHYNQGAEDKGVDLYVLERALLSTHSEQPYLFEHILEAYRKECGKDEGTIVAKFEEVRARGRKRTMIG is encoded by the coding sequence ATGCAGTTTTacaatggaaaaaaaattaacaccataatttttttaataatgttagAGCTGGTAGCTCTGTTAACTGATTGGTTAACAGCTGATTTTCTTATTTTGGAAGATTTTTGGAGCAGTTCCCATACAttgtttaaatcaatttttatatcaataaaattgtatattaaattgGAAATGGAAGTTTTAAAGCAAGGCGCAGAAGGTCGCTTATATCTTGGTGAATTTAAAGGTGAAAAGTGTCTTGTCAAAGAGCGTTTCATTAAGCATTACCGGCATCCCGAATTGGACACACAGATTACCAGACAGCGTATGAAAGCAGAGACCAAAGCGGCTACTCGTTGTCAAAATGCTGGAATATTAGCACCACGTATTTTACACACTGATCTAAATGAGCGTAAAATTTACATGGAATATTTTGGAGAAGCCATTATGGTCAAAGAATTCATTCAACGTACTGTAGCTGATCATGCAATAGATATAGCTGaagtacttttgaaaaacctttgcACACAAATCGGTACGATAATTGGCAAGTTGCatgcaaataatataatacatggCGATCTGACCACTTCCAATATTCTTATCAATCCCAAAAGTGAAAGTAAGGATTTTAAGGATTACGACATTGTCTTCATTGATTTCGGATTAAGTCATTACAACCAAGGCGCGGAAGACAAAGGTGTCGATTTATATGTACTAGAAAGAGCCCTACTCAGCACACACAGCGAGCAACCGTACCTATTTGAACACATTCTTGAAGCTTACCGCAAGGAGTGTGGCAAAGATGAAGGCACTATTGTAGCTAAATTCGAAGAAGTGCGAGCACGTGGACGCAAACGTACTATGATTGGCTGA
- the LOC105220887 gene encoding pentatricopeptide repeat-containing protein 1, mitochondrial, with product MAIRLLRVGTLRQFWCMNNKVSQEFRLHEYLNLKYSIYSSFQATKFSARNLHIKVYDKDAGLEEQRQANKEKNGPAVHEPLRNEYLTKENKLKSPIGHLVERSNDADKFGNNQISEIKEDEGDVIEEDYTNNPKPRGLRTIDYARLIKSHLSERRLKDAIAVVEVQMLKQDRTKPDAYIYNLLISGCAKAGYTRKAFNLFTKMRQRGLRVKGGTYTSLFNACANAPSTVYGIEQANRLREIMLEKGYEPNVKNYNAMIKAYGRCGDVKTAYVLADELMEKQLPLNNDTFNFLLQACASDLDFGFRHCLLTWHKMLQHGLKPDYYTFNTVLRCVRDCGFGDLNTMEKVLQQICEERNELLTASTSAEEKKLLPGDESSTITLDVEKQSSVIEIKNNAEQLEMPNLLAAQPHLGSLVSLAEVSCPHERFLLLGGLSGFMNLMKECKVTPDIETFTTLLEVIPPTYAAEKQLLSYVRKIGLKADIDFFNILIKKRSMRFDYEGAKEVMSMIRTAGLEPDIVTYGVLALGCQTEVESRELLQQMREKGIRMNIQILGAMLRQGTGSRNFPYVIEILQISLDENIKPNDVFLKHLHNFYDRCARSIDARHPSTKSKSFRRGHEKFCAKLRLYYEEQGIAGLKIEDAIKKIREHPYQQYKDEDFEGVEPLKNQELSKKQKVRKYIKKIKIENLRDDTKESLYNDKNTQQRLE from the exons atggccATTCGTTTACTTCGGGTTGGAACTTTGCGTCAGTTTTGGTGTATGAATAATAAGGTGTCGCAGGAATTTCGTCTCCATGAGTACCTTAATTTAAAATACAGTATTTACAGTTCGTTTCAAGCAACGAAGTTTAGTGCACGCAATCTGCATATTAAAGTTTATGATAAAGATGCCGGTTTGGAAGAGCAGCGACAAGCTAATAAGGAAAAAAATGGTCCAGCAGTCCATGAGCCGCTGCGAAATGAGTATTTAAcaaaggaaaataaattaaaaagtcctATAGGACATTTGGTAGAAAGAAGCAATGATGCCGATAAATTTGGTAACAATCAAATATCTGAAATCAAGGAAGATGAAGGGGATGTTATAGAAGAGGATTATACAAACAATCCGAAACCCAGAGGATTACGAACGATTGATTACGCGCGTCTCATAAAATCCCATTTATCGGAGAGACGACTCAAAGATGCAATTGCAGTAGTCGAAGTACAAATGTTAAAACAAGATCGCACCAAACcagatgcatatatatataatttactcaTAAGCGGTTGTGCAAAGGCAGGTTATACGCGTAAAGCCTTTAATTTATTCACCAAAATGCGTCAAAGAGGATTAAGAGTAAAAGGCGGCACGTATACGTCACTTTTTAATGCATGCGCGAATGCTCCATCGACTGTCTACGGCATTGAGCAGGCCAATAGATTACGTGAAATAATGCTAGAAAAGGGCTATGAaccaaatgtaaaaaattataatgcaaTGATCAAAGCTTATGGACGTTGTGGTGACGTAAAGACCGCTTATGTGCTTGCTGACGAGCTGATGGAAAAACAATTACCTTTGAACAATGAtacttttaatttcttgttGCAAGCTTGTGCAAGTGATTTGGATTTTGGATTCCG CCATTGTCTGCTCACCTGGCACAAAATGTTGCAGCATGGACTAAAACCCGATTATTACACTTTCAATACAGTTTTACGTTGTGTGAGAGATTGTGGATTTGGAGACTTAAACACTATGGAAAAAGTACTACAGCAAATATGTGAAGAACGTAATGAACTGTTAACTGCGTCAACATCAGCTGAAGAAAAGAAACTATTACCCGGAGATGAATCGTCAACTATCACGCTAGATGTGGAGAAACAATCTTCggttatagaaattaaaaataatgcagAACAATTGGAAATGCCCAATCTGTTGGCAGCACAACCTCATCTCGGTAGCCTAGTTTCATTAGCGGAAGTTTCCTGTCCACATGAACGTTTTTTACTTTTGGGCGGTTTGTCAGGCTTCATGAATCTTATGAAGGAATGTAAAGTTACACCTGATATTGAGACTTTCACAACATTATTGGAAGTTATACCACCAACGTATGCAGCGGAAAAACAGTTATTATCATACGTTCGAAAAATTGGCCTAAAAGCAGACATTGACTTCTTTAATATTCTCATCAAAAAACGTTCTATGCGTTTCGACTATGAAGGCGCGAAAGAAGTGATGTCAATGATACGTACTGCCGGTTTAGAGCCTGATATTGTAACGTATGGTGTGCTAGCGTTAGGATGTCAAACGGAGGTGGAATCTCGGGAATTACTGCAACAAATGAGAGAAAAAGGCATACG CATGAACATACAAATTTTGGGTGCGATGTTGCGACAAGGAACTGGAAGTAGAAATTTTCCATATGTcattgaaattttacaaattagttTGGATGAAAATATCAAACCAAATGACGTTTTTCTCAAACATCTTCACAATTTTTACGATCGGTGTGCGCGGTCAATTGATGCAAGA caTCCTTCCACAAAATCGAAGTCATTTAGAAGGGGACACGAAAAATTCTGTGCCAAATTGCGTCTTTACTATGAAGAACAAGGAATTGCTGGCTTGAAGATCGAagatgcaattaaaaaaatccgTGAACATCCATATCAACAATATAAAGATGAGGACTTTGAGGGCGTTGAGCCTTTAAAAAATCAAGAGCTTTCTAAAAAGCAAAAAGTTcgaaagtatataaaaaagattaaaattgaaaacttACGCGATGATACAAAGGAATCtttatacaatgacaaaaacACACAGCAGCGGTTAGAGTAA
- the LOC105220888 gene encoding charged multivesicular body protein 2b-B has translation MFNNIFGKKPTVKEQQRDNDKNLRKATRDIERERRKLDEEERKLQQEIKKAAAQGNNDVCRILAKQLVEIRKQKARTFAATSKITSIGYQNKNIGTNIVLADAMGTTAKTMGDMNKVMRPEGIAANLRDFQKANMHMEMTDEMINDTLDDMLNESGDEEESDAIVNKVLDEIGIEISGKMANIPSTGSGDLEKSARTEKDIEAQLAKLRSS, from the coding sequence atgtttaacaatatatttggaaaaaagcCAACTGTTAAGGAACAGCAAAGGGACAATGACAAAAATCTACGTAAAGCAACTCGCGATATAGAGCGTGAACGCCGAAAACTAGATGAGGAGGAACGTAAACTGCAACAAGAAATAAAGAAGGCTGCGGCTCAGGGCAATAATGATGTATGCCGCATATTAGCGAAACAACTTGTGGAAATACGAAAACAAAAGGCTCGCACATTTGCAGCAACCAGTAAAATTACATCGATTggttatcaaaataaaaatataggaaCAAATATAGTACTTGCTGATGCCATGGGTACAACTGCCAAAACAATGGGCGACATGAACAAGGTGATGCGCCCTGAAGGTATTGCTGCTAATCTGCGAGATTTCCAAAAGGCAAATATGCATATGGAAATGACAGATGAGATGATAAATGACACCTTAGATGACATGCTGAACGAATCGGGCGATGAAGAAGAAAGTGATGCGATTGTTAATAAGGTTTTGGATGAAATTGGTATTGAAATATCAGGTAAAATGGCAAACATTCCATCGACCGGTTCCGGAGACTTGGAAAAAAGTGCACGCACCGAAAAGGACATTGAAGCGCAATTGGCCAAATTACGATCCTCTTAA
- the LOC105220889 gene encoding dehydrogenase/reductase SDR family member 4 isoform X2, with protein sequence MFLIRRQLATKTQSACSGAGVTLNLCHKRLSSSSFHTAAGKTMKRLDGKVAIVTASTEGIGFAIAKRLAEDGAAVVISSRKERNVENAVERLRKLNLNVTGLKCHVGESQDRKRLFEETIRAYGKLNILVSNAATNPAVGGVLECDESVWDKIFDINVKSSYLLAKEALPYLRQAKDSSIVFVSSIAGYDAFDLLGAYSVSKTALIGLTKAASKELASEGIRVNCLAPGIIKTKFSKALYESESANEAAMSKIPMGRLGTPEEMAGIVSFLVSDDASYITGESIIASGGMSGRL encoded by the exons atgttCCTTATCAGACGACAACTCGCTACAAAAACACAGAGTGCTTGCAGTGGAG CAGGTGTAACGTTGAACCTTTGTCATAAACGTTTATCAAGTAGTAGCTTTCATACTGCAGCAGGTAAAACCATGAAACGTTTGGATGGAAAAGTAGCAATAGTTACAGCTTCAACAGAAGG CATTGGATTCGCAATTGCTAAACGTCTGGCCGAAGACGGCGCCGCTGTTGTAATCAGCAGTCGTAAGGAGCGAAATGTTGAAAATGCAGTTGAACGTTTACGAAAGCTAAACCTTAACGTTACCGGCCTAAAGTGCCATGTTGGAGAATCACAAGATAGGAAGCGACTATTTGAGGAAACGATACGCGCCtatggaaaattaaatattttggtatCAAACGCCGCTACAAATCCAGCGGTGGGAGGAGTTTTGGAGTGTGATGAAAGCGTATGGGATAAAATATTCGATATCAATGTCAAATCTTCGTATTTACTTGCAAAGGAGGCATTGCCTTATTTACGGCAAGCAAAAGATTCCAGCATAGTTTTTGTTTCCTCAATTGCTGGCTATGATGCTTTcgat ttgttaggTGCCTACTCCGTTAGTAAGACGGCATTAATTGGTTTGACTAAAGCAGCGTCCAAAGAGTTAGCAAGTGAAGGCATTCGTGTAAATTGCTTAGCACCtggaataattaaaacaaaattctcAAAAGCG ctgTACGAAAGTGAATCAGCTAACGAAGCAGCAATGTCAAAAATACCTATGGGACGTCTTGGTACTCCAGAAGAAATGGCTGGTATAGTTTCATTTTTAGTTTCTGATGATGCTTCGTATATAACAGGCGAATCGATAATCGCTTCCGGTGGTATGTCTGGTCGACtataa
- the LOC105220889 gene encoding dehydrogenase/reductase SDR family member 4 isoform X1, translating to MFLIRRQLATKTQSACSGANIAGVTLNLCHKRLSSSSFHTAAGKTMKRLDGKVAIVTASTEGIGFAIAKRLAEDGAAVVISSRKERNVENAVERLRKLNLNVTGLKCHVGESQDRKRLFEETIRAYGKLNILVSNAATNPAVGGVLECDESVWDKIFDINVKSSYLLAKEALPYLRQAKDSSIVFVSSIAGYDAFDLLGAYSVSKTALIGLTKAASKELASEGIRVNCLAPGIIKTKFSKALYESESANEAAMSKIPMGRLGTPEEMAGIVSFLVSDDASYITGESIIASGGMSGRL from the exons atgttCCTTATCAGACGACAACTCGCTACAAAAACACAGAGTGCTTGCAGTGGAG CTAATATAGCAGGTGTAACGTTGAACCTTTGTCATAAACGTTTATCAAGTAGTAGCTTTCATACTGCAGCAGGTAAAACCATGAAACGTTTGGATGGAAAAGTAGCAATAGTTACAGCTTCAACAGAAGG CATTGGATTCGCAATTGCTAAACGTCTGGCCGAAGACGGCGCCGCTGTTGTAATCAGCAGTCGTAAGGAGCGAAATGTTGAAAATGCAGTTGAACGTTTACGAAAGCTAAACCTTAACGTTACCGGCCTAAAGTGCCATGTTGGAGAATCACAAGATAGGAAGCGACTATTTGAGGAAACGATACGCGCCtatggaaaattaaatattttggtatCAAACGCCGCTACAAATCCAGCGGTGGGAGGAGTTTTGGAGTGTGATGAAAGCGTATGGGATAAAATATTCGATATCAATGTCAAATCTTCGTATTTACTTGCAAAGGAGGCATTGCCTTATTTACGGCAAGCAAAAGATTCCAGCATAGTTTTTGTTTCCTCAATTGCTGGCTATGATGCTTTcgat ttgttaggTGCCTACTCCGTTAGTAAGACGGCATTAATTGGTTTGACTAAAGCAGCGTCCAAAGAGTTAGCAAGTGAAGGCATTCGTGTAAATTGCTTAGCACCtggaataattaaaacaaaattctcAAAAGCG ctgTACGAAAGTGAATCAGCTAACGAAGCAGCAATGTCAAAAATACCTATGGGACGTCTTGGTACTCCAGAAGAAATGGCTGGTATAGTTTCATTTTTAGTTTCTGATGATGCTTCGTATATAACAGGCGAATCGATAATCGCTTCCGGTGGTATGTCTGGTCGACtataa
- the LOC105220890 gene encoding female-specific protein transformer isoform X1 translates to MNLNIPKPLATTSKIQIKQHVPIGSIRKGPHAIERSLVPDEVVIKRRFGEGSKPLFQRDDIVVNSDSILNTVDAQKDKQVPVGNKNNTGHTSNRWRKERHDSTDSSSPERYRKYHNKSNNESEVRPSDRNTRRTRTTKPSSDDKHATRRDVTPPTNRRRKTPEKIPYFIDQVRERDRIRRKYGSTKNQSPPTSTNYRHRRSGSRTRSRSHSPVSMRTKQRSQTRRTHFRRSISMDRYKSDSTKREREKSRTDTGLGRTPSHYRQRSEERSKHTRRRRSSRTHSRSRTRSRERTSRTGTHSSERHKQRHSERDGASNEDVNQGNLPQPQIITIPVPVPADFMNYAYPTWPTPQWAPQPTRYGAPTYHMPNFLPAVLPPMRQPMPPYGLPPQPLRYGGPGYRPPPQYGASRAWRPNSRPKNT, encoded by the exons ATGAACTTGAACATTCCCAAGCCATtggcaacaacaagcaaaattcaaattaaacaaCATGTTCCAATTGGTTCAATTAGGAAGGGTCCACACGCTATAGAACGCAGTTTGGTTCCAGACGAAGTTGTTATTAAACGTAGATTCg GTGAAGGTTCTAAGCCTTTGTTTCAACGGGATGATATCGTGGTGAATTCCGATAGTATTCTAAATACCGTAGATGCTCAAAAGGATAAGCAAGTCCCAGTcggaaataaaaacaatacagGGCATACTTCAAATCGATGGAGAAAAGAACGACACGATTCTACT GATTCCAGTAGTCCAGAGCGATATCGAAAATATCACAATAAATCAAACAATGAGAGTGAAGTTAGACCCAGCGATAGAAACACACGACGCACGAGAACGACGAAACCGTCTAGTGATGACAAACATGCAACTCGGCGTGATGTAACACCACCAACAAATCGGCGCCGAAAAACTCCTGAAAAGATTCCATATTTCATAGACCAAGTAAGGGAACGCGACAGAATTCGTCGTAAATATGGATCGACAAAAAATCAATCACCTCCTACATCAACCAACTATCGACACAGACGTAGTGGTTCGCGAACACGATCACGATCTCACTCGCCAGTTTCGATGCGAACCAAACAACGTTCACAAACACGTCGAACACATTTTCGTCGCTCAATTTCGATGGATCGCTATAAGAGCGACAGTACTAAACGAGAACGAGAAAAATCACGCACAGATACCGGTTTGGGTAGGACACCGAGTCATTATCGACAACGATCAGAAGAGCGTAGTAAACACACGCGTAGGCGCCGCAGTTCTCGTACACATTCAAGATCACGCACACGTTCACGTGAACGTACGTCGCGCACAGGTACACATAGTAGCGAACGGCATAAACAACGGCACAGCGAGCGTGACGGTGCCTCTAATGAGGATGTTAACCAAGGAAATCTGCCACAGCCACAAATCATAACCATACCAGTTCCGGTTCCTGCAGATTTTATGAATTACGCATAT CCCACATGGCCAACTCCACAGTGGGCACCCCAGCCAACGCGGTATGGTGCTCCCACCTATCACATGCCTAACTTTTTACCCGCTGTTTTACCACCCATGCGACAGCCAATGCCACCTTATGGATTACCGCCACAACCCCTACGCTACGGCGGACCCGGTTATAGACCACCTCCACAATATGGCGCTTCACGCGCTTGGCGACCCAATTCTCGcccaaaaaatacataa
- the LOC105220890 gene encoding female-specific protein transformer isoform X2: MLEIAMENCEGSKPLFQRDDIVVNSDSILNTVDAQKDKQVPVGNKNNTGHTSNRWRKERHDSTDSSSPERYRKYHNKSNNESEVRPSDRNTRRTRTTKPSSDDKHATRRDVTPPTNRRRKTPEKIPYFIDQVRERDRIRRKYGSTKNQSPPTSTNYRHRRSGSRTRSRSHSPVSMRTKQRSQTRRTHFRRSISMDRYKSDSTKREREKSRTDTGLGRTPSHYRQRSEERSKHTRRRRSSRTHSRSRTRSRERTSRTGTHSSERHKQRHSERDGASNEDVNQGNLPQPQIITIPVPVPADFMNYAYPTWPTPQWAPQPTRYGAPTYHMPNFLPAVLPPMRQPMPPYGLPPQPLRYGGPGYRPPPQYGASRAWRPNSRPKNT; this comes from the exons ATGCTGGAAATTGCAATGGAAAATT GTGAAGGTTCTAAGCCTTTGTTTCAACGGGATGATATCGTGGTGAATTCCGATAGTATTCTAAATACCGTAGATGCTCAAAAGGATAAGCAAGTCCCAGTcggaaataaaaacaatacagGGCATACTTCAAATCGATGGAGAAAAGAACGACACGATTCTACT GATTCCAGTAGTCCAGAGCGATATCGAAAATATCACAATAAATCAAACAATGAGAGTGAAGTTAGACCCAGCGATAGAAACACACGACGCACGAGAACGACGAAACCGTCTAGTGATGACAAACATGCAACTCGGCGTGATGTAACACCACCAACAAATCGGCGCCGAAAAACTCCTGAAAAGATTCCATATTTCATAGACCAAGTAAGGGAACGCGACAGAATTCGTCGTAAATATGGATCGACAAAAAATCAATCACCTCCTACATCAACCAACTATCGACACAGACGTAGTGGTTCGCGAACACGATCACGATCTCACTCGCCAGTTTCGATGCGAACCAAACAACGTTCACAAACACGTCGAACACATTTTCGTCGCTCAATTTCGATGGATCGCTATAAGAGCGACAGTACTAAACGAGAACGAGAAAAATCACGCACAGATACCGGTTTGGGTAGGACACCGAGTCATTATCGACAACGATCAGAAGAGCGTAGTAAACACACGCGTAGGCGCCGCAGTTCTCGTACACATTCAAGATCACGCACACGTTCACGTGAACGTACGTCGCGCACAGGTACACATAGTAGCGAACGGCATAAACAACGGCACAGCGAGCGTGACGGTGCCTCTAATGAGGATGTTAACCAAGGAAATCTGCCACAGCCACAAATCATAACCATACCAGTTCCGGTTCCTGCAGATTTTATGAATTACGCATAT CCCACATGGCCAACTCCACAGTGGGCACCCCAGCCAACGCGGTATGGTGCTCCCACCTATCACATGCCTAACTTTTTACCCGCTGTTTTACCACCCATGCGACAGCCAATGCCACCTTATGGATTACCGCCACAACCCCTACGCTACGGCGGACCCGGTTATAGACCACCTCCACAATATGGCGCTTCACGCGCTTGGCGACCCAATTCTCGcccaaaaaatacataa